Proteins encoded in a region of the Populus nigra chromosome 3, ddPopNigr1.1, whole genome shotgun sequence genome:
- the LOC133689280 gene encoding oxysterol-binding protein-related protein 3B-like, which translates to MAPPNDPKQSEGGSGSGGGFFASIASSLSNFGTAMTRSVNGLVPYEGLEVVNPEGGTEDAEEEASKGRWKQEDRDSYWKMMQKYVGSDVTSMVTLPVLIFEPMSMLQKMAELMEYSHLLDLADECEDPYMRLVYSASFFISVYYAFQRTWKPFNPILGETYELTNHGNLTFISEQVSHHPPISAGHAENEHFTYDITSKVKTKFLGNSIEIYPLGRTRVTLKRDGVILDLVPPPTKVSNLIFGRTWIDSPGEMVLTNMTTGDKAVLYFQPCGWLGAGRYEVDGYVYNAAEEPQILMTGKWNGSMSYQPCDIEGEPRAGTELKEVWRVAEAPKNDKFQYTHFAHKINSFDTAPKKLLGSDSRLRPDRYALEHGDLSKAGYEKSSLEERQRAEKRNREVKGHQFTPRWFDRTDEIHPTPWGDLEVYQYNGKYSEHRAAIDSSGSIEETDIRSMEFNPWQFENLAAE; encoded by the exons ATGGCTCCTCCTAATGATCCCAAGCAAAGCGAAGGCGGTAGCGGTAGCGGTGGTGGCTTCTTCGCTTCGATCGCTTCCAGTTTGTCCAATTTTGGTACCGCCATGACCAGATCAGTCAACGG TTTAGTGCCATATGAAGGACTGGAAGTCGTCAATCCTGAAGGAGGCACAGAAGATGCTGAAGAAGAAGCAAGTAAGGGAAGATGGAAACAAGAG GATCGGGACAGTTATTGGAAGATGATGCAAAAGTATGTAGGATCTGATGTTACATCTATGGTTACACTTCCTGTACTTATTTTCGAGCCAATGTCAATGCTGCAGAAAATGGCAGAG TTGATGGAGTACTCGCACCTGTTAGATCTTGCAGATGAATGTGAGGATCCCTACATGCGTTTGGTGTATAGTG CGTCATTTTTCATATCTGTATACTATGCCTTTCAACGCACGTGGAAGCCGTTTAATCCGATTCTTGGTGAGACTTATGAATTGACAAATCATGGAAACCTTACTTTTATATCAGAACAG GTTAGTCATCATCCGCCAATAAGCGCCGGACATGCTGAAAATGAGCATTTTACTTATGATATCACTTCCAAggtcaaaactaaatttttaggGAACTCAATCGAGATCTATCCTCTTGGGAG AACACGTGTGACGCTCAAAAGAGATGGTGTAATTCTTGATTTGGTGCCTCCTCCAACGAAAGTGAGTAACTTAATCTTTGGACGAACTTGGATTGATTCACCAGGGGAGATGGTCCTGACAAACATGACAACAGGGGACAAAGCTGTACTGTATTTTCAACCATGTGGCTGGCTTGG AGCTGGTCGCTATGAGGTGGATGGATATGTATACAATGCTGCTGAGGAGCCCCAGATATTGATGACAGGGAAATGGAATGGATCAATGAGTTATCAACCCTGTGACATAGAAGGAGAGCCACGTGCAGGCACTGAACTGAAGGAG GTATGGAGGGTTGCAGAAGCTCCAAAGAACGATAAATTCCAGTATACACATTTTGCTCACAAGATCAACAGCTTTGACACTGCTCCAAAGAAGTTACTAGGATCAGATTCCCGTTTACGCCCTGATAGATATGCTCTTGAACACGGTGATCTATCCAAGGCTGGCTATGAGAAGAGCAG TCTGGAGGAGAGACAGAGAGCTGAGAAGCGAAACCGAGAGGTTAAGGGTCACCAGTTTACTCCAAGATGGTTTGACCGAACTGATGAGATTCACCCTACACCTTGGGGTGACTTAGAAGTGTACCAGTATAATGGCAAGTATTCTGAACACCGGGCAGCTATAGATAGTTCAGGTAGCATCGAAGAGACTGACATTCGATCTATGGAATTCAACCCATGGCAGTTTGAAAATTTGGCAGCTGAATGA